A region of Sporosarcina sp. FSL W7-1349 DNA encodes the following proteins:
- a CDS encoding DMT family transporter: MERPAIHPYIPITIGVISVVLSAIFVKLANADSGVIAFYRMLFSVLAMLPIFLYKYKKELKGLRRKDWLFSTIAGVFLAFHFIFWFESLNYTSVASSTVLVTLQPIFAFVGTYFFFKEKISLKTILSALIAISGSVIISWGDFRLSGTALFGDILALIGCALVTAYLLFGQEVRKRLSLITYTFVVYSISTITLFFYVLAKGESFGPYPSSDWMWFILLALIPNLLGHTLFNWAIKWVSTNVISVAILFEPVGAAILAFYVFGETLTLPQLVGGVVVLCGIGLFVIDPKKLIEKFF; the protein is encoded by the coding sequence ATGGAAAGACCTGCAATTCATCCCTATATCCCGATTACGATCGGTGTGATCTCGGTAGTGCTCTCAGCTATTTTTGTGAAGCTTGCCAACGCGGACTCCGGTGTCATTGCTTTTTATCGGATGTTATTTTCGGTGCTTGCAATGCTACCGATCTTTCTCTATAAATATAAAAAAGAATTAAAGGGACTTAGACGGAAAGATTGGCTCTTCTCCACTATCGCTGGAGTGTTCCTTGCATTCCATTTCATCTTTTGGTTTGAATCATTAAACTACACATCGGTCGCCAGTTCGACGGTCCTGGTAACGCTGCAACCGATTTTTGCATTCGTAGGCACCTACTTCTTTTTCAAGGAAAAGATTTCATTGAAGACGATTCTGTCTGCTCTTATCGCGATTTCAGGCAGTGTCATCATCAGTTGGGGAGACTTCAGATTAAGTGGAACTGCGCTTTTTGGGGATATACTGGCTTTAATCGGCTGTGCGCTCGTGACGGCCTATCTGTTATTCGGGCAAGAGGTTCGGAAAAGACTCTCCTTAATTACTTATACGTTTGTGGTTTATTCAATAAGCACGATCACATTGTTTTTTTATGTGCTGGCAAAAGGGGAATCATTCGGGCCTTATCCTTCGAGCGACTGGATGTGGTTCATCCTGCTCGCGTTGATTCCGAATCTGCTGGGGCATACATTATTCAATTGGGCGATTAAATGGGTGAGCACAAATGTCATATCGGTGGCCATCCTATTCGAGCCGGTAGGCGCCGCTATCCTGGCGTTCTATGTATTTGGAGAGACATTGACATTGCCCCAATTAGTAGGCGGGGTCGTTGTCCTATGCGGGATTGGTTTGTTCGTAATTGACCCTAAAAAACTTATTGAAAAGTTTTTTTGA
- a CDS encoding ornithine--oxo-acid transaminase, translating into MTVSEKVIDQTEKYGANNYHPLPIVISEAQGVWVTDPEGNKYMDMLSAYSAVNQGHRHPKIIQALKDQADRVTLTSRAFHNDQLGPWYERICQLSGKEMALPMNTGAEAVETAIKAARRWAYDVKGIADNQAEIIGCVGNFHGRTMAAVSLSSDEEYKRGFGPLLPGIALVPYGDINALEEAITPNTAAFIIEPIQGEAGILIPPKGFMKEARELCKKHNVLFIADEIQAGLCRTGKMFACEWEEIEPDMYILGKALGGGVFPISCVVANQDILGVFNPGSHGSTFGGNPMACAVSLASLDVLEEEKLADRSLDLGTYFMEELKKIQHPSIKEVRGRGLFIGVELTEKARPYCEKLKELGLLCKETHDTVIRFAPPLIIEKGELDWALEKIYKVFAN; encoded by the coding sequence ATGACAGTTTCAGAAAAAGTGATCGATCAAACGGAGAAATATGGTGCGAATAATTACCATCCGCTTCCTATTGTCATATCGGAAGCTCAAGGGGTTTGGGTTACAGATCCTGAGGGAAATAAATATATGGATATGTTATCCGCGTATTCTGCTGTAAACCAAGGACACCGCCATCCAAAGATCATTCAAGCGTTAAAAGACCAAGCGGATAGAGTGACACTGACATCACGCGCTTTTCACAACGATCAACTCGGTCCATGGTATGAAAGGATCTGCCAATTGTCCGGTAAAGAAATGGCCCTACCGATGAATACAGGTGCCGAGGCGGTTGAAACAGCTATCAAGGCAGCTCGCCGTTGGGCATACGACGTGAAAGGAATAGCAGACAACCAAGCGGAAATCATCGGTTGTGTCGGCAATTTCCACGGACGTACAATGGCTGCTGTTTCCTTATCTTCCGATGAGGAATACAAACGCGGTTTCGGTCCATTGCTTCCGGGCATTGCACTGGTACCGTATGGCGATATCAACGCCTTGGAAGAAGCGATTACACCGAATACAGCCGCATTCATTATCGAACCGATCCAAGGAGAAGCTGGAATCTTGATTCCACCGAAAGGTTTCATGAAGGAAGCGAGAGAACTTTGTAAAAAACATAACGTTCTATTCATTGCGGATGAAATTCAAGCGGGTCTTTGCCGTACCGGAAAAATGTTCGCATGTGAATGGGAAGAAATAGAACCGGATATGTATATCTTAGGTAAAGCTCTCGGTGGCGGTGTGTTCCCGATTTCGTGCGTCGTAGCGAATCAAGACATCTTAGGCGTTTTCAACCCTGGCTCGCACGGTTCGACTTTCGGGGGGAACCCAATGGCTTGTGCAGTATCCCTCGCTTCCCTTGATGTTCTTGAAGAGGAAAAATTGGCCGACCGTTCATTGGACTTGGGCACGTACTTCATGGAAGAATTGAAAAAAATCCAACACCCATCAATCAAAGAAGTTCGGGGCCGTGGATTGTTTATCGGAGTGGAGCTGACGGAAAAGGCACGTCCTTACTGTGAGAAATTGAAAGAGCTTGGATTGCTTTGCAAAGAAACCCATGACACGGTAATCCGATTCGCCCCTCCACTGATCATTGAAAAAGGTGAATTGGACTGGGCTCTCGAAAAAATCTACAAAGTTTTTGCGAATTAA
- a CDS encoding DUF378 domain-containing protein produces the protein MDTVQRLALALTIIGALNWGVAGLFRFDVVGQLGGGFSEPLSRFLYIAIGISGLLTLGLLFDKWRDRKSEHPTAEET, from the coding sequence ATGGACACAGTACAGAGACTTGCGTTAGCACTAACGATCATCGGCGCTTTGAACTGGGGTGTCGCTGGATTATTCCGATTCGATGTCGTCGGCCAATTGGGTGGCGGATTTTCCGAGCCGCTCTCACGTTTCCTCTATATCGCAATCGGTATTTCCGGATTGCTCACTCTCGGACTCCTATTCGATAAATGGCGCGACAGGAAGTCTGAACATCCCACTGCTGAAGAAACATAA
- a CDS encoding Glu/Leu/Phe/Val family dehydrogenase: MTENLNLFTSTQEVIKDALEKLGYDEGMYELLKEPLRMVEVRIPVRMDDGKVKVFTGYRGQHNDAVGPTKGGVRFHPQVTADEVRALSMWMTLKAGIVDLPYGGGKGGIICDPREMSMGELERLSRGYVRALSQVMGPAKDIPAPDVFTNAQIMAWMMDEYSRIDEFNSPGFITGKPIVLGGSQGRDRATAEGVTIIIKEAAKRRNIDMKGARVVIQGFGNAGSFLSKFLHDLGAKVIGISDAYGALHDPDGLDIDYLLDRRDSFGTVTTLFDNTITNKELLELDCDILVPAAIENQITGDNAHDIKAKIVVEAANGPTTTEGTRILTERGILLVPDVLASAGGVTVSYFEWVQNNMGYYWTEEEVREKMTEKMLTAFDNVYSVSTNRNIDMRLAAYMIGVRKTAEASRFRGWA; the protein is encoded by the coding sequence ATGACTGAAAACCTGAATCTATTTACGTCTACGCAAGAGGTCATTAAGGATGCACTTGAGAAATTAGGCTATGATGAGGGAATGTACGAATTATTAAAAGAACCTCTCCGCATGGTTGAAGTGCGGATTCCGGTCCGGATGGACGACGGAAAAGTGAAAGTGTTCACGGGGTACCGGGGGCAGCATAATGATGCAGTAGGCCCCACAAAAGGCGGAGTCCGGTTCCACCCGCAAGTTACAGCGGATGAAGTGCGTGCACTCTCCATGTGGATGACATTGAAGGCCGGCATCGTCGACCTTCCGTATGGCGGCGGGAAAGGCGGTATCATTTGCGATCCGCGTGAAATGTCAATGGGAGAATTGGAACGGCTTAGCCGAGGGTATGTACGTGCGCTCAGTCAAGTAATGGGGCCAGCTAAAGATATTCCGGCTCCGGATGTCTTCACCAATGCGCAAATCATGGCTTGGATGATGGACGAATATAGCCGGATTGATGAATTTAACTCACCAGGTTTCATTACAGGGAAGCCGATTGTCCTTGGTGGTTCGCAAGGTCGTGACCGTGCGACTGCCGAAGGAGTCACTATCATCATCAAGGAAGCGGCGAAACGTCGCAATATCGATATGAAAGGCGCTCGTGTCGTCATTCAAGGCTTCGGGAATGCGGGAAGTTTCCTATCGAAATTCCTTCATGATTTGGGAGCGAAAGTAATCGGAATTTCCGATGCCTACGGCGCACTTCATGATCCAGATGGCCTCGATATCGATTACCTTCTCGATCGCCGGGATAGCTTCGGAACCGTAACGACCCTGTTTGATAATACGATTACGAACAAAGAGTTGCTTGAACTGGATTGTGATATCCTCGTTCCGGCTGCAATCGAAAACCAGATCACGGGCGATAATGCACATGACATTAAAGCCAAAATTGTTGTCGAAGCGGCGAATGGTCCGACAACGACGGAAGGGACTCGAATCCTGACTGAACGTGGAATCCTTCTTGTACCGGACGTCTTGGCCAGTGCAGGCGGCGTAACAGTCTCTTATTTTGAATGGGTTCAAAACAATATGGGGTATTACTGGACGGAAGAAGAAGTCCGTGAAAAAATGACGGAAAAAATGCTGACGGCATTTGACAACGTCTACTCAGTGTCAACGAACCGCAACATCGACATGCGCCTTGCAGCGTATATGATCGGGGTGCGGAAAACGGCGGAAGCGTCGCGTTTCCGCGGCTGGGCATAA
- a CDS encoding cation diffusion facilitator family transporter: protein MSDILKLLKEGNKPSLLAAIVNAVIAGLKAIAFFFTGNVAMFAEMLHSLGDAANQFFVYVGSALSRKAPTPKYPNGFGRVVNLVCLGAVIVVGIMSYEAIIGGWHHIFNPSESGSLLINLSVLGIAIVLEFTVLFKAGKEVLHEAGIQTRGLAPITTSFRYLNKAKPPTKLVFMEDLVATAGGVLAFVAILLAHFFGFLAAEGIASILIGLMMFYVVSKVFLDNARGAIGETDEEMLNHIAYLVAEDPDVMDIQRVEVIKEGEFLHVEVVAEVDPAHTVAYVDDIRDRLMDTILKQKGVRDALISFDEDDGVLTWSRANSPDAAKHVTSKLPEIK, encoded by the coding sequence ATGTCAGACATACTAAAATTGTTGAAAGAAGGAAACAAACCTTCACTCCTAGCAGCCATCGTCAATGCTGTCATCGCAGGATTGAAAGCCATCGCCTTTTTCTTTACAGGAAATGTCGCGATGTTTGCGGAAATGCTCCATTCTTTAGGAGATGCAGCTAACCAGTTCTTCGTCTACGTCGGGTCCGCCCTTTCCAGGAAAGCCCCGACGCCCAAGTATCCGAATGGTTTTGGCCGAGTCGTCAATCTGGTTTGCCTCGGTGCGGTCATTGTTGTCGGAATCATGTCCTATGAAGCCATCATTGGAGGTTGGCATCATATCTTCAATCCCAGTGAATCAGGCAGCCTGCTTATCAACTTGTCCGTCCTCGGCATAGCCATTGTCCTGGAGTTCACAGTTCTTTTTAAAGCAGGAAAAGAAGTACTACACGAAGCTGGGATCCAAACAAGGGGGCTGGCTCCCATTACGACCAGCTTCCGCTATTTGAACAAAGCGAAACCGCCGACCAAACTTGTCTTCATGGAAGATCTCGTCGCAACGGCCGGTGGGGTACTCGCCTTTGTCGCAATCCTCCTAGCTCACTTCTTCGGCTTCCTTGCGGCGGAAGGCATCGCTTCCATATTAATTGGATTAATGATGTTCTATGTGGTCAGTAAAGTGTTTTTGGATAATGCGAGAGGAGCGATTGGGGAAACTGACGAAGAAATGCTCAACCATATTGCCTATCTCGTGGCGGAAGACCCGGATGTGATGGACATCCAACGGGTGGAAGTCATTAAAGAAGGGGAGTTCCTCCATGTCGAAGTCGTCGCGGAAGTGGACCCTGCCCATACAGTAGCCTATGTAGATGATATCCGGGATCGTCTCATGGATACTATATTGAAGCAAAAAGGCGTACGGGACGCCCTTATTTCATTCGACGAAGATGATGGGGTCCTGACCTGGAGCCGGGCGAACTCTCCGGATGCCGCCAAACATGTGACCTCGAAGTTGCCGGAAATCAAATAA
- a CDS encoding MgtC/SapB family protein, translating into MDWILNETMYPEVLIKITLALVLSLVIGVEREMKKKPIGLKTSAVIATFSCLMTIISIEAAYLVPPRDDINVTMDPLRLAAQIVSGIGFLGAGAILRRDNDNITGLTTAAMIWGAAGIGIAVGAGFYIEAAFAVLSVMFVIEVLSPLLGRFGPKRLRTKDAAFTFIVTDMSKIDDLIEYLTLEGMSVENLRIRKIIETEQPTKHELDFRLTALPKKETSQLYVELSALPYVESVELELFH; encoded by the coding sequence ATGGATTGGATATTGAATGAAACGATGTACCCCGAGGTTCTTATAAAAATAACCCTCGCTTTAGTATTAAGTTTAGTAATTGGCGTAGAGAGGGAAATGAAGAAAAAGCCGATCGGATTAAAGACAAGTGCTGTCATTGCCACTTTCAGCTGTCTTATGACAATCATCTCCATTGAAGCCGCCTATCTCGTTCCTCCCCGGGATGATATCAACGTCACGATGGACCCGCTCCGTTTGGCGGCACAAATTGTTAGTGGTATAGGATTCCTAGGTGCAGGGGCAATACTGAGAAGGGATAATGATAATATCACTGGCCTGACTACCGCTGCCATGATTTGGGGAGCTGCCGGAATCGGGATTGCGGTGGGAGCCGGCTTCTATATAGAAGCTGCGTTTGCCGTCCTCAGTGTCATGTTCGTTATCGAGGTCCTCTCCCCTTTGCTTGGGAGATTTGGACCGAAACGGTTACGGACAAAAGATGCTGCCTTCACTTTCATCGTGACAGATATGTCGAAAATCGATGACCTGATCGAGTACTTGACGCTAGAAGGGATGTCGGTCGAAAATTTGAGGATCCGGAAGATAATCGAAACAGAACAACCTACGAAACATGAGTTGGATTTCCGTCTTACCGCCCTGCCAAAAAAGGAAACATCGCAGCTATATGTCGAACTCTCCGCACTTCCCTATGTTGAATCAGTTGAATTGGAATTATTTCATTAA